The window TGCTGCAAAGCCAAAAATTTAAGCGAGGATCCATGAAATCTGCTGCAATGCAAAACCTGTTTTTTCCAGTTCTGGTCACTTTCACGACCATATTGGTTAGTTTTTGCGCACACGCGGGTGAACCCCTGTTTACGGCTGAATATGAAGGCAAATATTCAGGGTTAACTATTACATCTACGCGTCAGCTGGAACAACTGGACAATGGCAAGTTTCAACTGAACTCCGTTATCAAAAACAGCTTTGCCTCAATTACCGAGGAAAGTCAGTTTACCTTCGACGAAGGGATAATGGTGCCTCAGAGCTACCACTACAAACGCAAAATCCTTGCCTTTAAAGCAGATGAGAACTTCCGCTTCGACTGGCCAAAAGCCACGGTGTATTACGAAAGAGAGGATAAACCCGAGAAAAACCGGGAGTTTCCGCTGGAACTCGGCGTGCTTGATCCTGCACTTTATCAGCTTCAGGTTCAGCGAGCCGTTGCTGCTGGACACACCAAGATTGACGTCACATTCGTCAAATCATCCAAGATTAAAACACTTCACTTCAAGAAAACAGGCGAAGAAACCTTGCAGCTTGGCGACAAGAGCTATCAAAGTATTCTGGTGGAACGTGACAACAGGGACGACGACAAGGAAACCCGCTTATGGATTGTGCCAGATCTAAACTACCAGATTGCGAGGGTTGAGCACGTAGAAGAAAATGGTGATAAGCACTCCATCCGCCTGACCAGCTACAAAAGCAGCGCCAATCTCAGCAAAGTTCTGTACACCGCAGCAAAAGCGCAATAGGCACTCCGCGCCTATATGAATTTTGCATATGGGCGCGATTATCCTTTTAAATCACATCTAACCAGCGACTTCCGACAACAGCCCCTCCTGCTACCCGTAAATACCTACTCACCGTGTCGAGCCTGATCGCTGCAGGCCCGCAATTCAGCCCCCGCAAAGCGTGATCTGGTTGTTTCTTACACTACGGGAACAATTACCAATTGTTCTAAATCAGGGTCTTTTTTATTGACAGATTTTTAATACTATAGGATTAACTTTTGATTTAGAGAGTGTCGTCATGGTCACGGTGATTGATC of the Teredinibacter turnerae T7901 genome contains:
- a CDS encoding DUF3108 domain-containing protein, producing the protein MKSAAMQNLFFPVLVTFTTILVSFCAHAGEPLFTAEYEGKYSGLTITSTRQLEQLDNGKFQLNSVIKNSFASITEESQFTFDEGIMVPQSYHYKRKILAFKADENFRFDWPKATVYYEREDKPEKNREFPLELGVLDPALYQLQVQRAVAAGHTKIDVTFVKSSKIKTLHFKKTGEETLQLGDKSYQSILVERDNRDDDKETRLWIVPDLNYQIARVEHVEENGDKHSIRLTSYKSSANLSKVLYTAAKAQ